ACTCTGGCCCGGAAGGAGGACGATCCCCCGCGTCGTGATATTCTTGAGCCTCCGTTCCATCTCGTCGTACGAGATCTCCAGGTACACGACCACACCTCCGGCCTTCAGGTGCGCCATCGCAGCCTCGCTGCAGACCACGCTCCCGCCCGTCGCGATCACCGCATGCTCCGCGTGGAGGGAGAGGACCGTCTCCTCCTCGATCCGCCCGAACGCATCAGGCCCGTCCCGGTCAAGGATCTCCTGGAGCATCCTCCCGGTCCGCTCCTGGATCAGGATATCCGTATCGATGAACCGCATGCCGAGGGATTTTGCAAGGACGACGCCCACGGTGCTCTTCCCTGCGCCCGGCATGCCGATGAGGACGATGTTTTTGTGGTGACGCATAACGCTCTCCCGGGGGCCTCCCTTGATACCCGGATAGGATTTTGAGGGGGATAAATTCATCAAAAACCCTCGCCCTTCTGTAATTTGACAGAAACCCCGTCGCCGCGTTTTTGGACGATGATCCTGCCCATGATCTCCTCCCGCAGCCCCACCGGAAGACACCCAGACTGCCACTCCCTCTCCCCGGCAACGTCGCCCCCGGCCGCCGCCACGGCTTTCAAGGCATAGTACGCCGCCCCATAGGCGTGCTGCGGGACATGCGCAGTCGCCACCGCCTGGCCTGCGGCACGTGCGGCAAAACAGGCCGCCTCATTATCCTTCGCCTCGCGGGCGGCGGCATGGGCGGCAAGAGAGGCGCCGCGGATCTCGGCCATCGTGAAGACCCCGGTGCTGACCCACCGCCGGCATGCCGACAGTGTAACGAATCTTCTGTAAAAATAATTTGGCCCTGAATCCAACCTAGATTTGCAGAAAGGAGAAACAGGGCCATGGATCTCTTAGCGTTAATCGAAGATTATCTTTCCGATAATGAGAATGGCATGAAGACCCTCATCACCTGGTTCCTCAACCAGGTGATGCTGCTCGAAGCCCTCCAACAGGCGGGAGCCGAGCAGTATGAACGAACCGATGCGCGGAAGGCTCACCGAAACGGCTACAAGAAGCGATCTCTGAAAACACGATATGGAGAAACGATCCTCCATAAACCTCAGTTCCAAGAGTTCCCCTTCGAAACACAGGTATTTGGACGCGATTCCCGGGTTGAGAAGGCTCTTGAGAATGCTATCTTTGAATCCTACCTTCAGGGAGTCTCAACCCGCAGGATCCAGGAGATTGTTGCTCATTTTGGCATCGAACAACTCTCTCCTGCTTCAGTATCCAGGATAGCAAAGGACCTCGATGAACAGGTCCATGCATTCCTTCAGAGGCCGATTGAACAGGAGATTCCCTATCTCTTTGTGGATGCTTCGTACTACAAAGTCAGAGAGGGACCACGGTACATCACCAAAGCTCTTCTGGTGATCGCCGGGGTTCGAATGGATGGCTACCGCTAAATCCTGGGAGCCAGAATCACTGATTGTGAAAATGAGATGTTCTGGTCGGGATTGTTCGAAGACCTCAAAGAACGAGGATTGGTGGGTGTCAAGATGGTTGTCTCAGATGGTCATGCCGGGATCCAGAAGGCGGCGGAAGCCGCCTTCCTCGGCGCATCGTGGCAGATGTGCTCGGTCCATTGCACCCGGGCGGTTTTAAAGAATATTCCACGGAAACATCAGAAAGAAGTTGCTGAGTCCTTGAAGGAGGCATATGGGGACGAGGAAAGACTTCAGCAGCTTGCAGATGATCTGAACGAACGAGGATATCGGAAAGCGGCCAATACGATCGAGAGATTCATCCCGGGACTTATGAGTTACACGGCGTTCCCGAAAGAGCACGCAAAGCGGATCCGAACGACGAACATGATGGAAAGAGTCAACAAGGAACTGAAACGGAGAACCAAAGTTGTAGGGGCCTTTCCCAATGAAGAGTCACTCCTCAGGCTGGCAGGATCCATCCTGATGGACATCAATGAGGAGTGGGTGACCGGCAGAAGATATTTGACGATGGAGGGGGAATGATCAAACAAGGAGACAGGGCTCAGACGAATTACAGAAGATCTGAAACACTACCTTCTTCGACTTGAACTTCGGAAAACCTTTCTTCTCACGGAAGAATCGGGTGAAAGCATTGTCGAGGTTCTTGTTTGCACTCTGGAGCGACTGAGCGTTAACAGCCTTGAGCCACGGGTGCGCTTCTTTGAGCGCAGGAAGATGGTTGTTCAGGTCGAAACAGGAGAGTTTTCGACCCTCCTGTTCATATGTCCGGATCTTCTGCTCCAGAGAATGGTTGTACACAAACCGACAGGCATGGATGTGCTGCATGAGGGATGCAACCTGCTCCCGATTGGGATACATCCGATACGTGTAGGCTTGAAGCATACACGTAATTGCAGAATATACAATAATAAAATAGTTTGCTGTAGATCGGTCATGTCGAAAGGGGTTCTGCTTTCATCCCCGGCCTGAAGGCCGGGGTCTTCCTGCTCCACCCCTTTACCCCACAAGATAAATGGCATTCACCCCGCATTATTTGGGATGTGTGAGCGTGCAAAGCCCGGGCGATCGCAGATTGATCAACCGAGCACAGGAGATTTTATATATACGATATAAGAAATGGCTGGACTGGATTTATGATGGCCAGCACCTCCAGGATGTGCAGTGCCGGGAACGTAATCCAGACCCGGGCGCCTGGAGAAGGCAGCAAAGGAGGGGAGAGATAGTGGAGGGGGATTTTAAGCCTCTGGTTTCCCGGTGGAGGGACATCCCGGAAGAGCAATACCATGAGGTTACAAGACTCTCCTCTTCTCCGTGACCTTGACAGAACGCTCGCCATTGCAGGGGTCATCCTCTCGCTCGCCCTGATCGTCTACCTGGGCAGGAAGAGCAGCGGGGTGGTGTACCAGCTCACCGGGATCCTCACCCTCATCTCCTGCATCCTCTGGCTGGCGATCCGGAAACGTCACACCTTCTCGATCCACGCCCCGGGGTCAAGAAACCTGACAACCTTCTGGACAATCTGCTTTTTTGGACTCTATACCACAAGCCTCCTCACGGTATATTTCCGGCCGGACCAATACGAGCGTCCGCTCCTGTACTTTATCCTGACGGCACTCATGGCAGGCGTCCTTGCCTGCGAGATCTTCACCTCGAACCGACGGCACAGCGCACTCATCTTCATCCAGGTGCTGCTGCTGGGACTGAGCGTCGCCTGGTCCCAGCTGCTGATCTTCCCGAGCCTCCTCGGGATAGACCCCTGGTACCATTCCGATCTCACCCATCAAATCCTGGGCGCGGGCTTCATTCCAGAGAACTACGTCTATGCAACCCTGCCACTCTTCCACCTCATGATCGCCGCCACCTCCCTCATCACAGGCCTTTCGTACAAATTCGCCGCAATGGCCTCGGTGAGCCTCGGGCAGATCCTCTGCAACGCCATATTTGTCTACCTCATTGCCAGCCGTCTCTTCAAGAGCCACCGGATAGGCTGGCTGGCCGCCCTGATGGTGGTGATCGCAAACCATCATATCAACATGTCCTACTGGTCCATCCCCAACGCATTTGCCGCCGTTTTTATTCCAATCGCCCTCTATCTTATTCTCTTCAAGTTCAGGGAGCGTTTCCCTGCTAAATCCGCCGCACTCTGTGTTGTCGTACTGGCAGCCACCATTCTGACGCATACCGTCGCCGCCATGTGTATGGCCATACTCCTCTTCATCGCCTGGGGTGCGTTCGCCTTTTATCAGGCCTATCACCCGGAAATGGAGAATAATTTCCCGTTATATATCCCGAACGGCTTTGTTATAGGGATGTTCGCCTGGTGGACCTACGCCTCCAATAGTATCGAGTCACTGGGAAACCTCCTCAGGCGGGGATTTAGCATAGACGTCTTCGTGACGACGCCTGAAGAGTTTCTGGGTTCTGCAACCGTTGTCCCGATTACGGAGCAGTTGTTCAACAACATCGGGATGTTCCTGTTCTTCACGGTCTCGTTCATCGGGATTTTTTCCATGATCTCGCCGAAAGGGGATCGCCTGAGTTTTGCCATGGCATGCACAGGAGTGGCCCCCCTCGCCATCAGCTTCTTCTCCCTCATCTCGGGACACTCGGTAATCGAACACCGGTGGTGGTACTTCTCCCAGATTCTCCTGAGCATCCCGCTGGCGGCCGCACTCTCTACCGCCGGGGCGTCGAACCTGAAGAGACCCCACGTGGTCTCCTGCTTCGCCTCCGCATTCGTTGTTGTCCTGAGTTTCCTCATGATCATGAGTCCTCCGGCAAACATCGACAACCATATGTTCTCTCCGGTCACCGGGTTCACCTACGCCTATACGCAGTCGGAGATCGTCGCCAGTGATTTTTTTGCCGTGCATGCGGCGGGAGCGATCGCTTCTGACAGCGCCTACTGCACAAATCCAAGCAGCAGCATGTTCGCGCATGTCTATGGGATCGGGGAAGAGCGGTTGATCGAGCTGGATGACTCGTTGATCTCCGGAAAATTCAACCGCGACGGTTCGATGAAAATCATACGATCGAAATGGCTCAGGGAGCCCATGATCATGGGGGGGTTGATCCTGCATGTACGCCAGGATATAAACGCACATATCTCAAGCCTGGGTTTTAACAGGGTTTATGAGAACGCTGCCACAACCGGCTACACCGGGTGAAGACGCCGGGGAGAGAAACCTTCGTAAGGGGCGGGGCATATATCTCATGCATCGGCAGGGGATACCGGATGGCAAAACTGGTGCTGATCGATGTTGAGACCGGGATGCGGGTCAGGCACGTGATCCGGAGCATGAAGCAGGCATGCAGGCAGCAGGAATGGTACGAGACCGTGCTCGGGCGGCGGGTGCGGATCGAGAAGGTCTTCGAGAGGCGGTGAAGACCGCAGAAAAAAGAGGGCGGATCCGTTCTGGAGGGATCCCCCGGTCAGGAGACTCACCCCACCGTATAGGTGAAGTAAGTCCCCCAGTTGCCCTTCTCGACAAAGCGCGTGCCGAAGCCCCAGGCGGTCTCCTCACCCTCGCCGCACGGGACCGGGACGACGATGATGATCACCTGCCCGCCTTCGGGCACCAGGACGATCGCGACCAGATCGCCCGGGCCGGGCACAAAGCCCTCGCCATATGCATATGCGGCGGCGAGGATCTCCTGGACCCGGCCCTCGTCATAACCGGTATAGGTCTCGTGTTCGGGATCGTCGTCGACGAGACGCCAGATCGCCCGCTGGACGTCCCCGAACGTGTAGATGCCGTTGCCGCCCGTTTGCCCGACAAAGCCCTGGTTGATGATCCAGTTCACCAGGTCCAGGTTCTCGGGGTGATCGATGGTGCCGGTCGGGATGGCGCCGTAACTTGAATAGACGGCCGCCCGGTAGTCCCGGTCTCTCTCAATATTTGTCCCGGTGTTGACGCACCAGCCCGGATAGATGCCGTCGAGGGTTGTTCCTCCTGTAACCGTCACCTCGGGGAGGTACGTAGGGCCGCCCAGATACTGGAACGTCACCCGCATCGTCACCTCGTCGGGCAGCACCCCTTCCAGACCGTCCAGCCCGCCGGGCTTCTTCACGACGGCATGGGCGGCAACATACAGCGTACCGCGCCCCACCTCATCCAGCGGGATCATGAAGGTGTCCGAGCCCACGCACGGATCATAACACTCCCCGTATGCGAACTGCCCCGGGATCGGGTTGCCATTCCCGGTCTGCTGTTTCCCGTTCCCTGCCTTTGACTTGCCATTATTCGCCTGCAGCTTGCCATTCCCGGTCTGCGGGATGCCGGCAAGAGCGTCGGCGACTGCAAGGTGCGTCTCGGCAAGGCACCACCTGTCAGCCGTGAGGAATTTCACATACAGATATTCATCGTCGTTCCAGACCAGCACGTCCCCCGCGTCCGTGTGCTGCCCGGCGATCAGATCCGTCCTATACGGGTCGTCCGCGGTGTGCGCCAGCGCCGGCGCGACCATGGCCATAAGCCCAAAAATAAGGACTGCAATAAGTATTCGTCTCATATGTTACACTCCATATACTGGTGCATGCATCACGCTCACCCTCCGTGAGCGTGCCCGCGGCCGTGCCCGGGTGCCGTCGGGACACCTCCCTGACCCGGACGCCCTGGTCGATATCCCGGGAAAAATATTTTTTTCAGCCATGCACCTCAACAGCATTTTAATTCAAATATTTATATATATCCTATGCTGCCTGATCGTGAGGGGCCCCAGTACTTCTCTAATTCCTTCCTCCCTCTCATTTCATTCAACGGCGTTTCTCGCTCCCTTTCCTAAACAGGATACCTTAACACAGGAATGGCTCTGGCACCCCTCATCGATGTGCGGATCGCCTCCCAGATTATGCACATGAAGGAGCTGAACCGGAAGCCGCGCACCTCAATGGTTTGTGGTCCCTGTTTCACGGGGGAAAAGTGCTTCCAGAGTAGATCGATCCAGATATTCTTGAGGAGGAACGATATTATAGCGTAGAGATACCGGATGACCGGGTTTTTTGTGCTCGTACGGGGTTTCACCTGGTTGCGCATCCGATAGGACGATTCAATCGAGAATCTGGACCGATAGGTCTGATGGACCCGATGGGGATTCCACCGGAGGTTTCCCACGACGTAACCCAGATTCTCAACGCCGCGCTTACCCCGTTTTCCTTTTGCATACTTCACGGCAATCGCAATCTTCAGGACCAGCACCGGTTTTCCGTGCATCCGATATTCAGCATACCGGGAGTGGGTTCCCTGGAGGACTTGTTTCATCCTTTTCCCGTGTTTCCTGACAGGAACGATGAACGGCACCTGGACGTCCATCAGAAACCCGAGCACCTTCCGGGTGTAGAACTCCCGATCCAGGCAGAGAACTTCGATGCGAAGACCGAGTTCAGCGATCCGATCGAGACATTGCGCGATGTATCCGACCTTCGAGGTATCCCGGCGCACCGGGAACACGGCCAGCGTCATCTGCCGGTTCCTGGTGGTCACATACAGAGTGATGTAGGAATAAAACTCATTTGTTGACTTTTTACGCTTACTTCGCACGATATAGGCTTCGTTCTCCTCATCGGTTGACCCGTAGTACGGATCGTTGGTAAAGTCAATCGCAAACTGATAGGCGTACCCCGGTTTGAGGACGTGGTGCATATGGGTGGTGAGGATCGAGGTGTTATTCTGTTCCAAATCGGCCATATCGAGCTTTTTGAGGTGGTAGCGAACGGACGTTTCGCACGGTACCCGATCCAGGATGTGGGTGATTGAGTGAACTGACTGATTCATTACAGCCATGCCGACCAGAGAAGAAATCAAGTCCGTTTGAGTGAGTTTTCCCTGAATGGGAATGGTTAGATGCTGATCCAGTGCCGAAACAACAGGGGCGCAACAGTCTTTAGGTTTCAGAATGTTGCTCTTTCTGCAGGTCACCCTCGATTTAGGTAAAGGCATGAGGGGAAGCCTGCAATCTATATAGATCTTTCGATTTTGGGCGGGCTTCGGGCGGTAGAGGGGGATTTGGGGTTTCTAAAATTAGTGCTGTGTTGCATAACTCTCTCCTGTACTCTTCCTCCCTCTTTTCTCCGCCGTCTCGCTCACTTCACCATTGTAAGCAGCATATTGTAGCAGTTCATTTTCATCTTCACCTCCCGGATCATTCCCTCCTTCGAAGTCGCCCTCACCGTTTCGCCGAATATTCGTTTTCCACTGGAAAACACTCCTTCAGCCTTCCATCTCATCCCATAGTCGATATCCTGTGCCCACTCTCTATATCCCCCCAATCGTACTCGCTCCCGTACGCATTCGGCGCGATAGGGCGATCCGGTGGATCTGGTCGCTGCATCTGTTCGCGTCTTGATTCCCGATAGGATCCCGCGTTTTTCGAGCGTATTGAAGATCTCGTTCCGGTCATAGGCCCCATCTGCAAGAAGACGGCGTATGGTATGCTCCCTGCCACAGTGCTGCTGGACCTGATCCAGGAGGGGAATACACCGTGCATCATCCTGAACCGATTCGTCGGTGACCTCTAGACCAAGGATCTGATTGGTTTCGATGTCGATCATCGCATGGACCTTGATCCATCCGCGCCGGACCCTCCACTTCTCCCGCATCCATTCCCCGCGGTTGGTGACTTTGATCCCGGTGCTATCGACAGCAATGATGACATTGCGTGAGAGGATCGTTGGATCAACCCGAAGGGAGATATCAAGACGCTTGATCCGGCGGAAAAGGGTTGTATAATCTGCTGAAACAAGGGAAGGAATAAAGATAGAGAGTTTCCGGGTAAAACCCTCCATCTGGCGATAGGGCATCTGCAGGAAGACGTGAATGAAAGCCATCCAGGTGATGAAGGGTTCGGGATAGTGAAAAGGACGACCGGGCTTGCCGGTGTTCATCCGGGAAACGAGATCAGTCCAGTGGTCGATGAAATCAAGGGAGAGGTAGAATTCGCCGCGGCGAACCAGACGTTCATTATATCCCAAACACCGCA
Above is a window of Methanofollis tationis DNA encoding:
- a CDS encoding shikimate kinase; this encodes MRHHKNIVLIGMPGAGKSTVGVVLAKSLGMRFIDTDILIQERTGRMLQEILDRDGPDAFGRIEEETVLSLHAEHAVIATGGSVVCSEAAMAHLKAGGVVVYLEISYDEMERRLKNITTRGIVLLPGQSLREMYDDRVPLYERYADLTVASSGGDLESVVGKVMGAV
- a CDS encoding ISH3 family transposase, giving the protein MPLPKSRVTCRKSNILKPKDCCAPVVSALDQHLTIPIQGKLTQTDLISSLVGMAVMNQSVHSITHILDRVPCETSVRYHLKKLDMADLEQNNTSILTTHMHHVLKPGYAYQFAIDFTNDPYYGSTDEENEAYIVRSKRKKSTNEFYSYITLYVTTRNRQMTLAVFPVRRDTSKVGYIAQCLDRIAELGLRIEVLCLDREFYTRKVLGFLMDVQVPFIVPVRKHGKRMKQVLQGTHSRYAEYRMHGKPVLVLKIAIAVKYAKGKRGKRGVENLGYVVGNLRWNPHRVHQTYRSRFSIESSYRMRNQVKPRTSTKNPVIRYLYAIISFLLKNIWIDLLWKHFSPVKQGPQTIEVRGFRFSSFMCIIWEAIRTSMRGARAIPVLRYPV
- a CDS encoding helix-turn-helix domain-containing protein, with amino-acid sequence MLQAYTYRMYPNREQVASLMQHIHACRFVYNHSLEQKIRTYEQEGRKLSCFDLNNHLPALKEAHPWLKAVNAQSLQSANKNLDNAFTRFFREKKGFPKFKSKKVVFQIFCNSSEPCLLV
- a CDS encoding putative immunity protein, producing the protein MDSGPNYFYRRFVTLSACRRWVSTGVFTMAEIRGASLAAHAAAREAKDNEAACFAARAAGQAVATAHVPQHAYGAAYYALKAVAAAGGDVAGEREWQSGCLPVGLREEIMGRIIVQKRGDGVSVKLQKGEGF